The window GAGGCATCCGCCAGTGAAATTCAAGACACCAGAGGTCCCCGGGAACCCGCCCACGGCCGTCGTAAAGCCGGCCAGGTCAGGACCAGGAGCCGCCGCCAGAATCGTGGCGCCACCCGTGATCGTCAGGGGCAAACCCCAGGCGCCCAACGGGCTGGTGATGTCCAAGAAAATCGGAACCTGGACTGTGGCGCAACGCGGCAGACCCTGGGATTGTGCCCCACCGGGTGTACCGACGTGACCACTGCTCGCGGCAAAGGCGAAACCGGTCGAGACGAGTACGACGAGACAAACGCTCGCCAATACCATGAGTCTATGTTTCATTCTCCTTTGCTCCTTTACGTTGTCTCACTTGCAAGGATGTCAGTCAGAGAGCGGGACTGACTTGGGTGTGCTTCAGCGATAGCCGGACTCGGCTAACGCAAAGCCGCACAAGAGCTTCTTATAACCGCTTGCGGGAATCTATTGGTAAAGGAATCCTACTGGGCGTAGGTCACCGCGGGTTCGAAATCACGACGTTTCAAACCGAAGTCGGTGTTCGAGATTGTGGCACAGCAATTAAGCAGTCAGCAAGACCGCTTAGCACGTGCTGGCAGAATACAACTTTTTTGCGGTTAGTCAACACTTTTTTTGAAAATCCGCCTCGAAGCACAAGCTTGGATCCCCGGCCAAGACCGCCAAATCAACAGACGCTCCCACCCTCCGACCCGCTCCCGCTGTCCGCTTTCTCGGAACCGTTTCGGTCGATCCATCATTCTCACCTGCCTCCCCAATAATTCCGGCCGCCGGTGACATTCCGACCTTGACACCCGTTCTAATCGTAACTATTTAAGTCGTGGTGTAACCACAGTTGTAGTCTGGCCGACTGCCCATGTCGGAGCAGAGCACTCACGACTCGAGATCGCCAGCGATGCTTGAGTAGTGGACTTAAATCGGGCCCTTCAAATAAAGGAGGTCCGTGGATGTCCAAGGTGTGAAGTGTTGTGCCGTACTCGTGCCGTCGATCGGCTTTACTCCACTATCCTATTGCAAAACAACACGTTCTGGGAGGGCAAGACATGTGCATCTTGACTGCGCGCCGACGCCGGTCTGCGTCGTGTTTCTTATCCTATCTGACTGTCCTCGGCTTCCTGTTTCTCACCGTCATTCCCACGGCCGCCAGTGCCGCCATCGTCACGACCGACCGGCCGGAATACGCCCCTGGCGAGACCGCGCGGATTCGCGGGGCCGGCTTCGCCCCAGCCGAAGTGGTCACGCTGCAGGTGACCCATCTGGATGGCACCCCGGCATCCGGCGAGGGGCATGGTCCTTGGGATGTTCCGACCAATGGCTCCGGCGGCTTCCTGGCCGACTGGACCGTTCCCTATGATGACAACGTTAATGAGGAACTGCTGATTTCCGCCACCGGGCAGACATCGGGCATCGCGGCCAGCGTCACGATCCTCGATGCCAACACCCATCTGACTTTCGTCTCGATTCCGACCTCGGTGCCGCCGAATTCCGGGTTTTCGGTCACGGCGCGCCTGACGCAGGACTGCGGCGGCGATCCCGACGCTCCGTTGCCGGGCCGCACCATCCTTTTCTTCATCACCGAGGGCAACTGCGGGGTCGATGTCGGACAGAATCCAAACGCGACCGCTGTCACCAATGCCTTCGGCGAGGCGACCGCCGGTCTCACCGCGCCGGCCGGCGATTTTGCCATGCGCATCAAATTCCTCGGCGAGGACAAGCCCGATCCCTGTCCGACCCCGGGCAACAGCGCCTGCGCCCCGAACGACCCGAACGCCAACAAGCGCTGCGTCTCACTGTCCAACGGCAATCTCTGTCAGACCATCTCGGCGGTGCCCTGCGATCCGCTGCAGGCGATCTGTCCGCCGCCGCTGACCGTGGAATGCGAAGCGGAAGTGCCGCCGCCCAGCCCCGGCAGCGTCGTCTGCGACGGGGGTTGCTCGCCGGTGACCACTGTGTGGGTTGGGGATGGCCCGCTCACCGGCGGTCCCTGCGGCGGCACCATCACCCGCACCTATCGCTGCACCGACGCCATGGGCAACACCGCCGACTGCGTGCAGACCATCACGGTCGACGACAACACCGCGCCCTTCTTCGCGCCCGCCTGCTTCCAGTCCAATACGGTGGCTTGCATCAGCCAGGTGCCGCCGCCGGGACTGGGGGGGATCGGCCCGATCGATAATTGCGATGTGTCGCTTGCGCTCACGCACACCCGCACCGACAACGGCGCCACCGGCTGCCCCGGCGATCCGCGCGTGATCACCGACATCTACACCGCCACCGACGACTGCGGCAATGCCGGGCAGTGCACACGGACCTGGACGATCGTCGACGATATCGCGCCGACCATCTCCTGCCCGCCCGGATTCACGGTCGAATGTCTGGCGGATCTACCGCCGTGCAACCCGGCCGATGCGACCGCTGCGGATAACTGCGGCGCCGTCAGCGTGACCTGCGTCGATGGCCCGCTGGTCGGCGGACCCTGCGGCGGAACCGTCACCCGGACCTACACGGCCACCGACGCCTGCGGCAACACCGCCACTTGCGCGCAAGTGATCACGATCGACGACACCACGCCGCCTTCGATCGCCTGTCCGCCCGACGAGACGCTGCCCTGCGGCGGCACGCTGCCGCCTTGCGATCCGTTGGCGGCCACCGCCTCCGACAATTGCGGCGCCCCGGTTGTCACCTGTTCCGAGACGCCCACCGTTGATGGCGTGATCCGCACCTTCACCGCCACTGACGCCTGTGGCAACAGCGCCAGTTGCAATCAGGTCATCACCTTCACCGATGACACCCCGCCGCAGTTTGTCGACTGCCCGCCGGCGTTCGCGGTGGAGTGTCTGGCCGATCTGCCGCCCTGTCCGACCAGCATGCCGGTCTTCGACGAGTGCGAAGGGCTGATCGTGGCGCCCGCGGTCTGCAGCGACGGCCCGCTGGTTGGCGGCGAATGCGGCGGCACGATCACCCGCACGATCACCGTCACCGACGCCAGCGGCAATGTCGCCACCTGCACGCAGGTGATCACCGTCGACGACAACACGCCGCCCACGCTCACCTGTCCGCCGTCTGTGACATTGGCCTGCGGCGCGTCGACCGACCCGTCGCAAACCGGCACAGCTTCCGCCGGCGACAACTGCGATCCCAATCCGGCGGTCACATTCACCGACGCGATGGCGCCCGGCGCCTGCCCGCAGTCCTACACCATCACGCGGACCTGGACCGCCGCCGATGCCTGCGGCAACACCGCTTCCTGTGACCAGATGCTGACGGTTGTCGATGACGTTGCGCCGGCTATTGTCTGCCCGGCCGACGCGACGGTTGAATGCGGCCAGCCGACCGATCCGGCGGCCACCGGATTCGCCACCGCCACCGACGCCTGCGATCCGGCGCCCGCGGTTACATTCACCGACAGCGAGACACCCGGCGCCTGCGCCGCGGAGAAGACGATCACCCGCGTGTGGACCGCCACCGATGCCTGCGGCAATTCGAGCAGTTGTGTCCAGCTCATCGAAGTGATGGACACCCAGCCGCCGACGTTGACCGCCGGGTGTGGTCCGGGCGCGCAGTATCAATGCGCGGCCGATGTGCCGCCATTGGCCCCCGGCGCCGCGACGGACAACTGCGACGCCGATGTCACAGTCACCTCGGTGCGCAGCGACAACGGCGGAGCCGGTTGCGCCGGTAATCCGTTGGTGGTGACCGACACCTACACCGCCACGGATGACTGCGGCAACACGATGACCTGCACGCGTGTTCACACCGTCATCGACAATACGCCGCCCGTGTTCGTCAACGGTTGCGGCGCCAATGCCGCCTACGATTGCCTCGCCGCGGTGCCGCCGCCGGATCTGAGCGTGCTGGCGACCGACAACTGCGATGGCGCGGCCGTGGTCACGGTGGCGCGCACCTCCAACGGCGGGGCCGGTTGTGTCGGCAATCCGCTGGTCCTCACCGACACCTACACCGCCACCGACGCCTGCGGCAACACGGCGCAATGCGCCCGCACTCACACCGTGATCGACAACACCGCGCCGGTCATCCTCGCCTGCCCGCCGCCGGTCACCGTCGATGGGCTGGAGAATCTGCCGCCCTGTGATGGCAGCGGTGTGAACGCCACCGACAACTGCGGCCCGGTGACGATCACCTGCACCCGCGCCGGATTGGGCGGGGTTGGCTGCGGCAGTCTGCCGGTCGTTGTCACCTACCAGTATACCGTCGCCGACGGTTGTGGCAACTCCGCCACCTGCACACGGTTGGTGACCGTCAACATGCCGCCCTGCAACTTCTTCGTCACGCTGGGGGCCGCCGGCGCCGAACTGAGCGCGCCGCTGGGCACGCAGATCAGCGTGCCGCTGGCCATCGACAGTCTCGACAATGAAATCGGGGCCTTCGAGATGACCTTCAACTACGATGCCGAAGCGCTCACTCTCCTGGGGGTGACACGCGGCGTTGGGTTGAACGGCTGGCAGCACTTCAGCTACCGCACCGCCGCCGGCGCCTCCGCGACCACGCGGCGTGTTTCGGTCACGGGGATTGTGCAGTTGCCCGGCCAGGGTGCCCCGCCGACCAGCGCCTACGCGCCGCTGGGCGTGATCGCCTACCTGAACTTCGCCGTCTCCGCCGACCGTCGGCTCGAAGGACGGACGTTGTCGATCGCGCCCTCACAGCAGGAGTGCGACGACCACTGTCTGCTCAGCCGCGACGGGATGACCGCGTATGTCCCGGCCGATTTCAGCGGCGATCCCTGCCCGATGTCGGCGACGATGGTGCCCGCGGTGACGATCGCCCCGGCCCACGCCCGTGTCGCGCCCGCGCCCAACACGCGCGGCGATATCAACCTCAACGGCGCCGCCTATGAAGTCGGGGATGCGGTGCTCTTTGTCGATGTGCTCGCCGGCGTTCCCGGCGCGCTGTCCTCCGATCCGTCCGTGCGCAACCGTCAGCTGGACGCGACGGAAGTCAACGGCGACGGCGTGCGCGCTTCGGTGGCCGACCTGGTCTATCTGATTCGTGTGGTCACTGGTGATGCCTCGCCTCTGCCGGGCGCCAAGCCGGCGGCGATCGTCGCCGACGCGCTGGTCCGCGCGCAGAGCACCCCCGAAGGTCTGCGTCTGACGCTGGAATCGCCCGTGGACATCGGCGGGCTGCTCTTCACGTTCCGCAGCCGCGATCTGACCGCCGGAACGCCGGTGGTCTGTCCCGAAGGAGCGGCGCTGCGCACCTGCACCCGCGTCAATCCCGACGGCGACCTGACCGTGCTCATGTACGGTTGGAACCGCGGTGACCGGCTCGCCGCCGGGCGGCATGATCTCCTGCTGGTACCGACATCCGGTTTCGGCACAATCGAGTTGATCCGTGTCGAAGTCTCTGATGCTCAAGGTGATCTGCTCGCCGTGCGCCAGGCCGGCGCCACACTGCCTGAGGACTATGCGCTTCTGCAGAACTATCCCAACCCATTCAACGCCGGCACCATCATCCCGGCGGTCTTGCCGCAGACCGGGGCATGGTCGGTGACGATCTACAACGTCGCCGGCCAGACCGTGCGGCGGCTGGCCGGCCATGATGGCCCGGGCGCCATCCAAGTGTACTGGGATGGACGGGATGCGGGTGGAGGTAATGTGGCCAGCGGAGTCTACTTTTACCGGTTTGAGGCCGGCGGCTGGACCGCAACCCGCAAGATGATCCTGCTGAAGTAACTGGAACGGTCGGCCCGGCTGTCCAAAGCCCCGCGGGCGCAAAGCCCGCGGGGCTTTTTTGTGCTTCCTGATACCGGAGCCAGTTTTTGTCAAAAGCCGGACCCCGCCGGGTCAACTGCTTGACTACCTGATTTATGGGGTTAGATTATCTGTGGAGCAAGGGACTCGTCTGATTACCGTCCAGTCATTCTGATCGACCGCGGCCCCGGCCGCGTCACGCGCATTTGTCATCGTCTTCACGGTCGGAGGTGGAGTCCGAGCCGGCATTCTGACAACCTGAACGAGGCGCCCAAGCGCCTGTCGCGCCGCTTTGCCAAAAAAGCCGGCGACTCCCCGTCGCCGGATCGCAAGACATCGATAGGGAGGTGTGGAGATGACCGCTAATCAATTGTCCAAGCGCCTGCGGGTGTACGGACAGTGCGTCGGGTTCTGTGCCCTGGTGCTGTTGGCCGCGATGGTTGCGACCGCCGCCGGCGCGTCCGCCGCCGTGCTCAGCACCGACAAACCCGACTATGCGCCCGGAGAGACCATCCACATCCGCGGCGCCGGCTTCGGCTCCGCCGAAATCGTGAGCGTGCATATCACCCACGCCGACGGCACGCCCGAAACAGGGGAGGGGCACCAGCCGTGGGAGGTGCGCGCCAACGGTTCCGGCGGTTTCGTCACCGACTGGATCGTGCCGTTTGATGACAACGTCGACGAGATCCTGCTCATCACCGCCACCGGATTGACTTCGGGCACCATCTCCACCACCACGGTCGTCGACGCCAACACCAATCTCGCCTTCCTCTCAGTGCCCGAGTCGGTGCCGCCGAGCACGCCGTTTACCATCCGCTTCCGGCTGACGCAGGATTGCGGCGGCGGCGATGAAGCGCCGCTGCCCGGACGCGCGGTGCTGATCCTGCTGACGCAGGGCGCCAACTGCGGCGTCGATGTCGGCAACGAGCCCGACACCACGGTCATCACCGACGCCTTCGGCGAGGCCACGGTCCATCTGGTCTCGCCGCCGGTGGATTTCGCCGTGCGTCTAAAGTTCCTCGGTGAAGAGAAGCCCAACCCCTGCCCGAACCCGGGCAACAGCGTCTGCGCGCCGACCGATCCGAACGCCAGCAAGCGTTGCGTGTCGTTGTCGAATGCGAACATCTGCCAGGTGGTCTCATCGATCACCTGTGATCCGCTCCAATCGGTTTGCCCGCCGGCCGCCTCGGTCAGTTGCGAGTCCGATGTCCCGCCGCCCGATCCATCGCTGGTCGTCTGCCAGGGCGGCTGTCCGCCGGTGGTCACCGCCTGGATCGGCGACAGTCCGCTCACCGGCGGCCCGTGCGGCGGCACGATTGCCCGCACCTACCGCTGCACCGACGCGCTCGGGAACACGTCGGACTGCGTCCAGACCATCACCATCGACGACAACGATCCGCCGTCATTCCCCGCCGGCTGCACACAGGCGGATACGTTTGCCTGTGTCGCGGATGTTCCGGCGCAGGCGCTGGGCGGATTCGACCCACTGGACAATTGCGATGCCACGGTGACCGTGACGGCTACGCGCACCGCCAACGGCGGCGCGGGTTGTGTGGATGACCCGTTGGTCATCACCGATGTGTACACCGCCACGGATGATTGCGGCAACACGGCACACTGCCGGCGTGTCTGGACGGTCATCGACGATGTCGCGCCGACGATCATCTGCCCGGCGGACTTTGCCGTCGAACGCTTCGTTGACATTCCCACCTGCGATCCGTCCGATGCCACCGCCGCGGACAACTGCGGCACGGTCACGGTCACCTGCAGCGATGGCCCGCTGGTCGGCGAGTCCTGCGGCGGCACGGTGACGCGCACCTTCACCGCCACCGACGCCTGTGGCAACAGCGCCTCCTGCACCCAGACGATCACCGTGGACGACACCACGCCGCCCACGATCGTCTGCCCGGCCGACGCGCTCTATGAATGCGGCGAGGATGTGCCGGCCTGCGATCCGGCCGATGCGACCGCGTCGGACAATTACGGCGTCCAATCGGTCACCTGCGTCGACACGCCGACCGCGACCGGCTTGATTCGCACCTACACCGCGACCGACTCCTGCGGCAATTCCGCCTCCTGCGCGCAGATCATCACGATCGACGATGACACGCCTCCGATCTTCGTCGACTGCGTGCCCGAAATCCGTGTGCAATGCCGGGCCGATGTTCCGCCCTGTCCCGCCACGATGCCGGTCTTCGATGAGTGTCTCGGATTGATCGTCGCGCCGGTGACCTGCTCCGATGGTCCGTTGGTGGGCGGTGTCTGCGGCGGCGCCATCACCCGCACCATCACCGTGACCGACGCGGCCGGCAATACCGCCACCTGCATCCAGATCATCACCGTCAGCGACACCCAGCCGCCGGTGATCACCTGCCCTCCCGATTTCACGGTGGGCTGCTTTGGCGACATTCCGCCCTGCGACCCGACTGAGGCGACCGCCACTGACAACTGCGGCCCGGTCACGCTCTCCTGCGTGGATGCGCTGATCGCCGACGGGGTCGTGCGCACGTTTACCGCGACCGATGGCTGCGGCAACAGCGCCAGTTGCACGCAACGCGTCGTGGTTATCGACACCACGCCGCCGGTGTTCGTCGACTGTGTGCCGGAAATCCACGTTGCCTGTGTGGAGGATGTCCCGCCCTGTCCGACCGCGATGCCGATATTCGATGAGTGCCTCGGCCTGATCGTTTTGCCGGCGACCTGTGTCGATGGCCCGCTAGTCGGCGGACCGTGCGGCGGCACGATCACACGCACGATTGCCGTCTCCGACGCGGCCGGCAA is drawn from bacterium and contains these coding sequences:
- a CDS encoding T9SS type A sorting domain-containing protein, which codes for MCILTARRRRSASCFLSYLTVLGFLFLTVIPTAASAAIVTTDRPEYAPGETARIRGAGFAPAEVVTLQVTHLDGTPASGEGHGPWDVPTNGSGGFLADWTVPYDDNVNEELLISATGQTSGIAASVTILDANTHLTFVSIPTSVPPNSGFSVTARLTQDCGGDPDAPLPGRTILFFITEGNCGVDVGQNPNATAVTNAFGEATAGLTAPAGDFAMRIKFLGEDKPDPCPTPGNSACAPNDPNANKRCVSLSNGNLCQTISAVPCDPLQAICPPPLTVECEAEVPPPSPGSVVCDGGCSPVTTVWVGDGPLTGGPCGGTITRTYRCTDAMGNTADCVQTITVDDNTAPFFAPACFQSNTVACISQVPPPGLGGIGPIDNCDVSLALTHTRTDNGATGCPGDPRVITDIYTATDDCGNAGQCTRTWTIVDDIAPTISCPPGFTVECLADLPPCNPADATAADNCGAVSVTCVDGPLVGGPCGGTVTRTYTATDACGNTATCAQVITIDDTTPPSIACPPDETLPCGGTLPPCDPLAATASDNCGAPVVTCSETPTVDGVIRTFTATDACGNSASCNQVITFTDDTPPQFVDCPPAFAVECLADLPPCPTSMPVFDECEGLIVAPAVCSDGPLVGGECGGTITRTITVTDASGNVATCTQVITVDDNTPPTLTCPPSVTLACGASTDPSQTGTASAGDNCDPNPAVTFTDAMAPGACPQSYTITRTWTAADACGNTASCDQMLTVVDDVAPAIVCPADATVECGQPTDPAATGFATATDACDPAPAVTFTDSETPGACAAEKTITRVWTATDACGNSSSCVQLIEVMDTQPPTLTAGCGPGAQYQCAADVPPLAPGAATDNCDADVTVTSVRSDNGGAGCAGNPLVVTDTYTATDDCGNTMTCTRVHTVIDNTPPVFVNGCGANAAYDCLAAVPPPDLSVLATDNCDGAAVVTVARTSNGGAGCVGNPLVLTDTYTATDACGNTAQCARTHTVIDNTAPVILACPPPVTVDGLENLPPCDGSGVNATDNCGPVTITCTRAGLGGVGCGSLPVVVTYQYTVADGCGNSATCTRLVTVNMPPCNFFVTLGAAGAELSAPLGTQISVPLAIDSLDNEIGAFEMTFNYDAEALTLLGVTRGVGLNGWQHFSYRTAAGASATTRRVSVTGIVQLPGQGAPPTSAYAPLGVIAYLNFAVSADRRLEGRTLSIAPSQQECDDHCLLSRDGMTAYVPADFSGDPCPMSATMVPAVTIAPAHARVAPAPNTRGDINLNGAAYEVGDAVLFVDVLAGVPGALSSDPSVRNRQLDATEVNGDGVRASVADLVYLIRVVTGDASPLPGAKPAAIVADALVRAQSTPEGLRLTLESPVDIGGLLFTFRSRDLTAGTPVVCPEGAALRTCTRVNPDGDLTVLMYGWNRGDRLAAGRHDLLLVPTSGFGTIELIRVEVSDAQGDLLAVRQAGATLPEDYALLQNYPNPFNAGTIIPAVLPQTGAWSVTIYNVAGQTVRRLAGHDGPGAIQVYWDGRDAGGGNVASGVYFYRFEAGGWTATRKMILLK